One stretch of Brachyhypopomus gauderio isolate BG-103 chromosome 10, BGAUD_0.2, whole genome shotgun sequence DNA includes these proteins:
- the smfn gene encoding small fragment nuclease yields the protein MAACIRTLTCVCGVALFRQVRTVTLVGRKTHSPEFNSERPYQRYSYRHCSCGPLLAKGLKSKLRGRTMSACVSAADDMTRRMVWVDLEMTGLDIEKDQIIEMACIITDSDLNILAEGPNLIINQPNELLDSMSDWCKEHHGTSGLTQAVRDSRISLQQAEYEFLSFVRLHTPPGHCPLAGNSVHADKRFLDKFMPQFMRHLHYRIIDVSTLKELCRRWYPEDYKLAPQKRASHRALDDIHESIKELKYYRANVFKTELEEKKRKIVENGDQKCAS from the exons ATGGCGGCATGTATAAGGACTCtcacgtgtgtttgtggagttGCGTTGTTCCGTCAGGTGAGGACAGTCACGCTAGTGGGCAGGAAAACCCACAGCCCAGAGTTTAACTCCGAAAGACCATATCAGCGTTATTCATATCGGCATTGTTCATGCGGTCCGTTACTCGCTAAGGGCCTGAAGTCAAAGCTAAGGGGCAGAACGATGTCGGCGTGTGTGTCGGCTGCAGACGACATGACCCGcaggatggtgtgggtggacCTGGAG ATGACGGGACTGGACATCGAAAAGGATCAGATTATTGAAATGGCATGCATCATTACAGATTCAGACTTGAACATCCTAGCAGAG GGTCCAAATTTGATAATCAATCAACCAAATGAGCTTCTCGACAGCATGTCTGACTGGTGCAAGGAACACCACGGTACa TCAGGACTGACCCAAGCGGTGCGGGACAGTCGGATCTCACTCCAGCAGGCGGAGTACGAGTTCCTCTCCTTCGTCAGGCTGCACACCCCGCCGGGACACTGCCCCCTCGCAG GGAACTCGGTGCATGCTGACAAACGCTTCCTGGACAAGTTCATGCCCCAGTTTATGAGACATCTCCACTACCGCATCATCGACGTGAGCACGCTCAAGGagctgtgcag GCGCTGGTATCCAGAGGACTACAAACTAGCACCACAGAAGCGAGCATCACACAG GGCTCTGGACGACATTCACGAGAGCATTAAAGAACTCAAGTATTACAGAGCCAACGTTTTCAAAACGGAGCTGGAGGAGAAAAAACGGAAAATTGTAGAAAACGGAGACCAAAAATGTGCATCCTGA